Part of the Methanoculleus thermophilus genome is shown below.
TGAAGATATTTTCTTTAACCGGCTCTATCTTGTTACATGCCCTGTTGGAGAGGTAGCGTAACGAAAGTTCTGTAAAATTGAATTGGCCCTGGATCCAACCTAGATTTGGACAAAGGAGAAACAGGGCCATGGATCCCTTAGCGTTAATCGAAGATTATCTTTCCGATCAGGAGAACGGCATGAAGACGCTCATCACCTGGTTCCTCAACCAGGTGATGCTCCAGGAAGCTCTCCAGCAGGCAGGAGCCGCCCAGTACGAACGCACCGATGCGCGGAAAGCGCATCGAAACGGTTACAAGGACCGATCCCTCAAGACCCGATACGGGGAGACGATCCTCCGGAAACCGCAGTTTCGGGAGTTCCCGTTCGAGACACAGGTCTTTGGACGGTATGCCCGGGTGGAGAAGGCTCTGATTACGGCGAG
Proteins encoded:
- a CDS encoding transposase; translated protein: MDPLALIEDYLSDQENGMKTLITWFLNQVMLQEALQQAGAAQYERTDARKAHRNGYKDRSLKTRYGETILRKPQFREFPFETQVFGRYARVEKALITA